A single window of Paroedura picta isolate Pp20150507F chromosome 8, Ppicta_v3.0, whole genome shotgun sequence DNA harbors:
- the LOC143842558 gene encoding cytochrome P450 2J2-like: MATISSVFLLLLLLYVLVQLIKLQWKKRQFPPGPTPLPIIGSLWQLKFVKMHRDTLMEEAKTFGDIFTLWLGQSPLIVLNGYQGVKDGLAVHPEDFSGRPITPFFRIMGKKRGIMLATGETWKTQRRFSIMILKTLGLGRRSLEYQIQEEACHLVESFTNTKGQPTEPPFFLTLAVSNVICAVVFGHRFSNNNKEFHKLLETVEHLFTLSGTFWQYIYDILPWLMCHLPGPHKDVFSACDAVRAFIRNEIHQHQERGASPEPEDFIDYYLSQIEKTKDQSKQDYDEDNMIQSIFDLFLGGTETSSTTLSWALLYMVAYPDIQAKVQKEIDGVLMPSQTICYEDRKSLPYTNAVIHEIQRFSNVVSTGMPRLCIKDTKIRQYPIKKGSVIFSNMASSLYDPKEWETPRQFNPNHFLDKDGNFTSRDAFIPFSIGHRVCLGEHLARTELFVFFSNLLRSFKFRLPDGVEEVNIEPIWGATLRPHPFKICAVAR, translated from the exons ATGGCGACCATAAGCTCCGTatttcttctcctcctgctcctctacGTGCTTGTACAGCTGATAAAGCTGCAGTGGAAAAAAAGGCAGTTTCCACCGGGACCGACTCCTCTCCCAATTATTGGAAGCTTATGGCAGCTGAAATTCGTTAAAATGCATCGGGATACCTTGATGGag GAGGCGAAAACATTTGGGGATATCTTCACCTTGTGGCTTGGTCAGTCCCCTTTGATTGTGCTGAATGGATACCAAGGAGTGAAGGATGGTCTTGCAGTTCACCCTGAAGATTTTTCTGGCCGGCCAATAACCCCTTTCTTCCGAattatggggaaaaaaagag GGATTATGCTCGCAACCGGTGAAACTTGGAAGACTCAGAGACGATTTTCCATAATGATCCTGAAGACTTTGGGCCTTGGGAGAAGAAGCCTGGAATACCAGATCCAAGAGGAAGCCTGCCACCTGGTGGAATCCTTTACCAACACAAAAG GACAGCCCACTGAACCTCCTTTCTTCCTCACGCTGGCCGTATCCAACGTGATCTGTGCCGTCGTCTTTGGCCACCGCTtctccaacaacaacaaagagtttCATAAGCTGCTGGAGACTGTCGAGCATCTGTTCACATTGAGCGGCACCTTCTGGCAATAC ATCTACGATATCCTGCCCTGGCTTATGTGCCACCTCCCAGGTCCTCACAAGGATGTGTTTTCTGCCTGCGACGCTGTCCGTGCATTCATAAGGAACGAGATCCACCAGCACCAGGAGAGGGGTGCCTCACCTGAGCCAGAAGACTTCATTGATTATTACCTCAGTCAAATAGAGAAG ACCAAAGACCAGTCAAAACAAGACTATGATGAAGATAACATGATCCAGAGTATTTTTGACCTCTTCTTGGGTGGAACAGAGACATCTAGTACCACCCTCAGCTGGGCATTGCTCTATATGGTGGCTTATCCTGACATCCAAG CCAAAGTCCAGAAGGAGATCGACGGTGTTTTGATGCCTTCCCAAACAATTTGCTACGAGGACCGCAAGAGCCTGCCTTATACGAACGCCGTGATCCACGAGATCCAGCGCTTTAGCAACGTCGTCTCCACGGGGATGCCCAGGTTATGCATCAAAGACACCAAGATCCGACAGTATCCCATTAAAAAG GGATCCGTAATATTTTCAAACATGGCTTCTTCCTTGTATGATCCTAAGGAATGGGAGACCCCTCGACAATTCAATCCAAACCACTTCCTGGACAAAGATGGGAATTTCACCAGCCGAGACGCCTTCATTCCGTTTTCTATAG GGCATCGAGTGTGTTTGGGAGAACATTTGGCGAGGACAGaactttttgttttcttctccaaCCTTCTGAGGTCATTCAAGTTCCGGCTGCCAGACGGAGTGGAAGAAGTCAATATAGAACCTATTTGGGGGGCCACCTTGCGGCCGCACCCCTTCAAGATCTGTGCTGTCGCTCGATAG